In Candidatus Hydrogenedentota bacterium, one genomic interval encodes:
- the gcvH gene encoding glycine cleavage system protein GcvH, with product MDFPEGLRYTRQHEWIRDDGANVYTVGITEHATGQLGDVTYVELPEVGMELDQGKAAGAVESVKAASDVYAPIGGHVSEVNGELESRPELVNQSPYDEGWFFKIADGNLRDFNKLMDAKAYALYVEGLDE from the coding sequence ATGGATTTCCCCGAAGGACTCAGGTATACGCGCCAGCATGAATGGATTCGCGACGATGGCGCCAATGTATACACTGTCGGCATTACGGAGCACGCAACCGGGCAATTGGGCGACGTGACCTATGTCGAACTGCCCGAAGTGGGCATGGAACTCGACCAGGGCAAGGCCGCAGGCGCCGTGGAGTCGGTGAAGGCTGCAAGCGACGTCTACGCGCCCATCGGCGGCCACGTAAGCGAAGTCAACGGCGAACTCGAGAGCCGGCCGGAACTCGTCAACCAGAGCCCTTACGACGAAGGATGGTTCTTCAAGATCGCCGATGGAAATCTCCGTGACTTTAACAAGCTTATGGACGCGAAAGCCTATGCCCTGTACGTAGAGGGACTTGATGAATGA